In Ignatzschineria sp. RMDPL8A, the sequence TCTCGCAACGCGCATCACAGAAGATAAGGAGGTGACAGTCCTTCTTTTAGAAGCCGGACCTAAAGATTATCGCCTCGATTTTAGAACCCAAATGCCTGCGGCACTTATGTACCCGCTTGGTGGCACATTTTATAACTGGGCCTATTTAACTGAACCTGAACCTCATATGAATAATCGTCGTATGGAGTGCGGCCGTGGGAAAGGTCTCGGCGGATCATCACTCATTAATGGAATGTGCTATCTTCGTGGAAATGCATTAGATTATGATAACTGGGCAACGTTTGAGGGGCTTGAAAACTGGAGCTACCTCGATTGCCTGCCCTACTTTAAAAAAGCTGAAACTCGTGATATTGGCCCTAATGATTATCATGGCGGTGATGGCCCTGTTTCTGTCACCACCTCAAAAGAGGATCACAATCCTCTTTTCCGTGCCTTTATTGAAGCAGGAAAACAAGCGGGATATTCTGAAACGGATGATTTAAATGGTTATCAACAAGAAGGATTTGGCCCGATGGATCGCACCGTGACACCCAAAGGGCGTCGTGCAAGTACAGGCCGTGGCTATCTGGATCAAACTAAATCACGCGAAAATATCACCGTTTTAACGCGTGCGGTAACCAATAAAATCCTCTTTGATGGGAAAACCGCAGAAGGGGTGGAGTTTCTCCACAAAGGAGAGACAAAACGCGCCTATGCTAAACGTGAAGTAATTCTCTCAGGAGGTGCGATAGCATCACCTCAAATTTTACAACGATCTGGCGTTGGCCCTTTGGATATACTTGAAGAGTTTGATATTCCTGTTGTACACGAACTGCCTGGGGTCGGGCAAAATCTCCAAGATCACCTTGAGATGTATATTCAATATGAATGTAAAGAACCGATTTCTCTCTACCCTGCACTTAAGTTTTGGAATCAACCAATGATTGGCGCGGAATGGCTCTTTAAAGGGACAGGCATTGGCGCAAGCAATCACTTTGAAGCTGGTGGATTTATCCGCACATCAGATGAGTTTGATTGGCCTAATCTGCAATATCATTTCCTTCCAATTGCGATCAATTACAATGGCACCAATCCAATTAAAACTCACGGTTTTCAATTCCATGTGGGATCGATGCGTTCAGAGAGCCGTGGCCGCATTCGCCTAAAATCACTCGATCCAAACGATCATCCAAGCATTCTCTTTAACTATATGGCACACGAGCGCGATTGGAAGGAGTTTCGCGATGCTATTCGAATCACTCGTGAAATTGCGCAACAACCCGCCTTCGACCGTTATCGCGGTAAAGAGATTGCACCAGGCATTAATTATCAGAGCGATAAAGAACTTGATGAGTTTATTCGCAACTTCGCTGAAACGGCATATCATCCAAGCTGTAGCTGTAAAATGGGCGAAGATGAGATGGCGGTAGTGAATGCCTACGGGCAAGTTCATGGCGTAAACAATCTTCGTATAGTGGATGCCTCCATTATGCCAATCGTCACCACAGGCAATACCAATGCGCCTACGATCATGATCGCTGAAAAAATTGCCGATCATATCCGCGGACGCAATCCACTTCCCCGCGCAAAAGTCGATTACTATGTAGCTGGAGATGCACCACTTCGTAACTCTCCTATGCGCGAATATGTTGCAAAAGATCTTATTATCGATTAGTTATCCTTTCAATCATCGACAGATCCTTAATATATAAAACTAAAACCACTCCTCGAACACTCGTTGAGTGGTTTTAATTTTTATATTCTCCTTCCCTCTACAGTCTAGCCATTAACTAAATGTTATAGCCCACCTCTAAAAACTCATTATCTCCTTGTATTGAAATCGATTAGTCTCTAAACAATTACGTACGGATTGACTACGTTATAACAATAATAAATCAAAGGAGAACTCATGTTTCAATTAGATAGCTATTTAACGCTAATTGCGGCAACCCTTGCCCTACTCTTAGGAGGCGTTTTAGTTCGCCGAATTGCATTTCTACATAACAATCATATTCCCGAAGCGGTTGTAGGGGGATTTGTTGTTGC encodes:
- the betA gene encoding choline dehydrogenase → MQEFDYIIIGAGSAGNVLATRITEDKEVTVLLLEAGPKDYRLDFRTQMPAALMYPLGGTFYNWAYLTEPEPHMNNRRMECGRGKGLGGSSLINGMCYLRGNALDYDNWATFEGLENWSYLDCLPYFKKAETRDIGPNDYHGGDGPVSVTTSKEDHNPLFRAFIEAGKQAGYSETDDLNGYQQEGFGPMDRTVTPKGRRASTGRGYLDQTKSRENITVLTRAVTNKILFDGKTAEGVEFLHKGETKRAYAKREVILSGGAIASPQILQRSGVGPLDILEEFDIPVVHELPGVGQNLQDHLEMYIQYECKEPISLYPALKFWNQPMIGAEWLFKGTGIGASNHFEAGGFIRTSDEFDWPNLQYHFLPIAINYNGTNPIKTHGFQFHVGSMRSESRGRIRLKSLDPNDHPSILFNYMAHERDWKEFRDAIRITREIAQQPAFDRYRGKEIAPGINYQSDKELDEFIRNFAETAYHPSCSCKMGEDEMAVVNAYGQVHGVNNLRIVDASIMPIVTTGNTNAPTIMIAEKIADHIRGRNPLPRAKVDYYVAGDAPLRNSPMREYVAKDLIID